TGCGATCAAACTATGACATTTTGGGGAGCATTGTCGAGTGTAGATTTTCTTCACTGTCAACCATCTGGGCATAATTTGGACGTCCAACTAAGAGAAAGACATACTACCAGCTGGCTCTTTTAAGCACTGCTTATTTACATCTTTATACATTCAGCTGCACATTAAAATTGGAAGACTTTACTCTCTGATTGACAGCAACAGTTGGAcccagacagatgcagagtggGTAATTTCTGCCTGAATCTTCTGTTGACAATCTCAGAGCATCTTCAGTCAAATGTGaaagctgtgttttcacatgcGTGTCATGAGCAGTTCTTGACAGTTAATCCTACAACCGCACACAGTTCTCCAAAGCAAAAGTGCTGACAGTATGCCTGAGGATCCTATTAGCTTCAGGGATTGAGGTCATATGTCAGAGAGGATAGGTGCTGGAAACTGCTGATGCAGCCTTCAACAAGGACTCAAAGTTCAACAGGTACATCAACTCAGCATAATGGGGGATCCAGTCATAGGGAGACAGCTGTTGCCTGTGGACACCTTCTCCATTgattctttgtctttcttttggACCCAGATGAGGCAAGACAACAATGATTGTGATCAATGCCTTTGCGTTACATAAAAACTGCCCCGTGTGTTAGTGATTAGAGTAATTAAGTTGCGGAAGGCAGGTTTTACTGCTTTATGATGAAGCACATATTCTGTCAGGTTAATACACCTACATCTGGCTTGTGTAAATACACTACAGCCATTTCCAGCCACTCCCTCGCTGTCAGGACTTTGTAACAGAAGGCTCAGATGAACCTTCTGTTACAGATGTGTTACAACGGAGATGAAAGTACCGCTGCTTGAAAGCTATTGTCCTGGCAAAAACACCAGAATGTACTttttaaacaacatttaatcACTTTCTTTATTTCAGGACAGGAGAACACAggtatattacacattttaatGTACCTGTGCTAATGACAtataaagaaatgtttaaaaagtgtaGTAAATGTTAAACAATTTATtcatagaaacacaaacaaatgaaaacctgGCTTGCATTTAAGTAAAATGCAGATCCGACGTGAAAGTGAATGAAAGATCACACAAGCAGACATGCTGTTGTCTCAGTTTACTGCTGTATGACCCATCTATTGTTTCAACAATAACCCTCGTTTACGACAGGTGACTTTGCCCGGTGTGGGTCAAAAGCCGAGCAAGAGGATGATTTCACACATCAAAGAACCCACAGTCAGAacaaaatttcatttcattagctACTGCAGCGGAAGTTTCTTGAACCTTGGTtgaagaaagcaaagcaaatgaaTCGTCTTCGCACTGACAggatgcaaagaaagaaaacaggaataTACATGAATCTGATTCGACAACATGCACTAGAGCTGGCTGCAACAATGAAAAGGCCCTATCTGTAAGCTGTGTCCATACTACATGTATGCCATTATGCAAATGTGCAGAGGTGATAATAAAACTGTGCGGTTGCTGATGgtgaaatgactgcattcaaACCACATTCAAACATAATCAGGAGTTTAACAAATGCACCAGAAGGAGGGAGGATAAGATTACTTTCGCAGTGTGTTATCTTCAGCCTTCAAGAGTGAGATCAAggcggcgggggggggggggggtcctcaAGACTATCTTTGTGAGATGACTGATAACCACAAAGCTTTCCCACAGTTCCCTACTTCATGACGTCCAATGGCTGCACATGCTATAATGGAAATATTCCAGTTATCTGTTAATAATGTACATCACTGCACAAATACCCAAGAGCTTTCAAAGCAAGCCTCCAAACAATCTGATACACCACTTGAGGAGACGTCCTTCAGCCCAGACATCTACATCTCAAAGCAAAGGCCTCACTGACTTCTCAACAAAATACAAACCAGTCCCTCACGAGTAACTTTGACTCTGCAGCCCTAAATCCTCTTAGCATTTGACCCTAATCCAGACGGGGAGGTGAGACGCTTCAAGTGAGATTCAAGCTTAACAAACAAAAGTCAGTGATCAGTTGGGAGACAATGCAAATCACATGTcccacagagcacagagagaaggaaacattaacgtacacacacatgaaggGGCTCACAGTTAAAGCAGGACACACACGCCTCGTTTCCTGCCTCTTGTTTCCTGTTCTCTACCAGGCAAAAAGGGATGTGGAAAATACAGTGGATATCAACAACAGGccaacaggaggaagagagtaTGGACAGATCACACCACCTCTAAAAACAAGTCAGACTTCTGGTTTCAGAAGGTGACTTGGCTGAGGGGTGACAACATATGGGGAAACGGCACAATTAAGCACACAGAGGGTATTAGACAGTCGAATAAGACATAAATAAGCCTTATGTAACCATGTTTATCAGGCTATCAAATGGCAGGGATTCAATGAATATGACACAGCAAAACCATGAGATGCTATTGGGACAAAACAGTAACACTTGCTGTGATGTCATGCAGGTGAGAAGAGGTGGAACATTTTACTGTGTTAATAGAGTCAGTTCAAGACTACCTCAGTTAAACACCTTCTGTACCAAAGACTAACGGTACTAAGCCCCTTCTAAATACTTTTACCACTACTGTAAGAGCACAGTAACACTGTACTAACGCGGGCAAGGCTTGATAGTGATTAAATGAAACTATAGGTAGCACACAAGGAAGACTGCAGCAACGGCACTCACTCCCTTCATGTTAAATACAAAGTACCTCGCGCTGTTTCTGACCCTGGCTACTCGCTAAAAAATGTTGAAAGTTAGTCAAAAGCGGAGACACTTACGACTCGTGTCCGTCACTCAGTCAAATGAACGTTCAGGGAGAGTTTTAAGTCCCTCATGCGGATGGGCAGTTGTAGCAGCAGTCCAACTTTGCGGGTCTCTCTTCCCGGGGCACGAGAGCAGGGACGGAGCAGGAGGCTGTGTGGATGACAGGCTGCGCTCGCGCTCCGGTGATCTCAGCTGACGTCACTGACTGTACACAAGTGAAGGTGCGTTGAGGTGCTGCTCGTAAGACCCTGTGTCAggtagttttgttttgttttgttttttaaactagTCTGTGGTTTAGtgtaatttgtttaatttgggGGCAGTATTGGGACAGTAATCTTTCAAAAAACGTATTTAATATCACAGACATATCTACAAATTTGGCTTTTTCCTGCCTCGCGCAACAGTGAGGACAGCAAAGTGTTTGTTAGTATGACTTTGTTATGACATcctattaaaaaataaatacacaaaaaataataaCTGTTCTCATTTAGCAGGTAAATGATTCGTGCGACCACTCATAGTCATAGaatgtgcagtatttttttgtttaaacatAAAACTGGTGTTAGAAGATaaactgagcacacacacacacacaagtaccTCACTGAAACGACAGCAAATGTTGCCTTGAgagtcatgaatatttgaaagGCAGGTAATATAAAACTTTTGGGGGGATTTTTGAAGGAGACACCCAATCCACCACTGAAAGCCACCATTAGGTTTGTAAATCTAATTAGGATATCTGATACTCCTGTATTGGCCCATATCTCATTACTGACTCGAGATGacagcatgtaaacattaacatgacattttttttgttcacaaGTTGAAAGTCATCCTGAATCCTAAATAATGCACAACAATGATAAGCAACACTTGACCATATCAAATGGTGACATATTTCATTTTGAGATTCGAGAGTACATGAACAGTGCAAGTATGAATGGAAATGATTCACCATCCAGCATCTTGtttctttattccttttttATTCTGGTCAAGATGAATAAACACAAGCAATTATCAGGAACTAAGTCTATTTAAAGCCTGAAAATATATTCTTTTGTAAGTCTTTGTTTGATCATGTATTATGTTGCAGCATTTCTAACAGAATTTACGCAAATAAAACGGATGAGCAATTGTATTTTAAGCTCCAGACCAGTAGTTTTTGTAGCGCTTATACGGTTCACTTGCATGGACAATGGCTCCCTCAGGTGGCAACAAAGGGGACATGCAGATCTGTACATCTGAAGCCAAATCCCAAACCAATTAACTTGCTTATGGCAGGGAAGAGTAAAGACAAGGGAGGGGATGCACTTGAGAGTTGATGATCACAAGAAACAGGGACACTCGGGGGAAATGATGGCAGCAGAAACGCTACACAAGCgtgaaaaatgaaagttaaaCTCGGATTGGCTCTTTGACACAGACTTACGTAACAGTTGCAGTCGTGCCTTTGAAAATATGATAATGATAGACTGAACTCCTGTGACatatcataaaaaaacaaaacaaaacagaagtacAGTAATTGTTAAGAGATGTACATTTTAGCTTCAGGGTAGTATCTTCATGTtccccagaaacacacacatcagactgcaacttattattgttattgttattatgattattacTATTACGTTAAAATGGCCTCCCTGCATAAAACCTCAGCGAACGACTTCTCATATCCCGCTGTTAAACTCTGCAAAGTAAAAATCTGTGCTTTCCTACATATATTTAAGTTTATGGCATCATTAATCTTGTGCAAGcacctaaaaataaaaagtgcattttaaaaGAACACAGAGAATGAAGTTGTAATCACATGACACAGACCACAGAATACAAGAGGAGAACTGGTACTCTCGCATTATTTAGCCACCACAGTGAAATGCATTAGCCACcgtcacacacagcacattataGAAATCTATTCAATGAAACAATTCAGGCAACCCAAACAGTCTGTGGCACTGGTGGAGCAAAACTACAGATACACACGTTCAGGGCGGTTATGCCACGTGTTAATTTTCAGTGAGATTATTTAAAAGGTTTTGTAGATGAAATGACTTTTCCATATATCAGACAGAGTTCGCAGTTGAGTCAGTGTATCCATCGGGCCTCTCCGCTGTCAATCACTCCACTACTTTCCCAGCCAATTATCTGTCGGGCCCCAGCTGCTTTGGACTTTATCTGTGAACTGTTTATGAAAGGCCTATCACACACATTCTGCGGTGCCTGTGGAGGaacatgaaatgtttctgtAAGACCACCAGTGTTCAAAGCTCCTGCAAGTCTTTGCAAGCTGGCAATACATCGCTACTCCTGTCTGGAAATACCTCTACAGGTAGGCCACCCAGATTTTGAAATGCACTATACTGTTAAACCAGTGctatctgctttttttttttctcaagggTTACATTTATTCCTAATAAGAATGCTGGCAAGtttataacaacaacaacaacaagaaaatgtAGATGATATTTACAGATtagtttcaaacattttttcttaAGCTTGTATCTATGGCTTAAAACGTGTCGAGTGGGTTTTTGCAACTACCATGAATAAGCCTTTTGCAAAACTCTTTTTGGGTATGCGTGTATTCTTATTAAAATGGGATGTTTGCTTATCGGAGAAGGGCGTGTTCTCTCCAGAACTCAGTAGCCGACAAACTGGATGTAATGGATAATAACTACTGTGGAATCTTAATGTTTTGTTGCTGAAACCAGCCTTtacttctgtttcctctcttttccctcttgaGTTATATGACTTACTCGTTCTTGTTTCTCCAGTGTAGCCCAACCAGCCCATGTAAAGGATGATAGGAGAGAAGCTCTTAATGCCCATGATACTAATATCGGTGCTGAGTTTACTGACACTACAGACATCATATGGAGAGCACTTGGCAGAGGAGTCCTGCACTGTTCAAATCCTGGTCCCTGGACTCAAAGGCATGCATACTCTCTTAGGCACACCATACAAAGAAAACTAAAGAACAGActgtctttgtattttttccttatttttctgtctctgtcttcttttgcAAAAGGAGAACCAGGAGAGAAAGGACAAAAAGGAGCACCGGGGAGACCGGGAAGGGTTGGCCCTCCTGGAGAGATCGGTATCATTTTTGCACTTGAGACAAATTGAGATGACTGCAGAATATTTTTATATCTCAGTGAAGGGGAAAGCTTATGCATTTTACTCATTTCCACACTATTACTAAGacgaaacaaacaaacaaaaaagaactgGGGTAAAGATCACATTGCTTGGACTGATAACGCGCTGTTACATCACGGCCAGGCCATCCAGAGATGGCCAAGTGTTTACATTTGGATGAGAGGTTGGAGGAGAAATGATTTGCAGAATCTACTGCTGTGGACAAGTGTTTACTGAAGACCTTAATGAGGAGTGAAGGGTGTTCACATACTTTTTAAAGGAGATTAAACAGACTCAGCATGTTAATTAATGTACCTTAATGGAAATAGTTGGAGCATTTAAATTTCATTAACTTAATTTGCTAATTTTAAAGTGCAGACATTTCGTCTAACAAGAGACAATTGCTTTTTAAATAGATTGAATAGTGACAAAATGTGTTCCTTTTCAGGTCAACCTGGGCTTAAAGGTCAGAAAGGCATAATGGGACGTTATGGAAAAGTGGGTCCAAGTGGACTGAAAGGTaattaaaaaatgcagaaatctACTTCACATGAAGCTGTTTAGAAATGAATTCAGAGTTCGTGTCTTATGAATAATTACATTTCATATCTCAGGGGTTAAGGGAGACATGGGGGACCCAGGTCCAAGGGGCCCTAATGGAGATCCAGGTGAGATATTAAATCGTGTTATGCAGTTTGTCAAGCAGATTACTGCAGGATTAGACAGACACATTTGGAGAAATCTGAGAACTAATTAAGAGAGCAGTGTGGTAATCCCCCACATTTTTGCCTTATCAGGTGTTCCATGTGAGTGCACACCAATGAGGAAGATGATTGGAGAAATGGACATTCTTGTGGCCCAGCTCTCCTCGGAGctgaaattcattaaaaatggtATGATCTTAGCGTTTTTCATTCACTCTACTTGCGTGTTTTGAAAACAGTTTGACATAAACTTCCGTCATGATCAGATCTTGCATCCCATGCTACTGCCTCCACTTGTCATCCTCATAGAACTGCAAATTGCTGGGCACGTCAATGTGAAATTTATAGAAATACAAGTGCTCATTTTTCAGCACTGCCCTCCCCTGCAGCTGTTGCTGGCATAAAAGAGACAGACACTAAGGTCTATCTGttggtgaaggaggagaagcgCTACTCCGACGCAGAGGTGTACTGTCAGACGAGGGGAGGGCACCTGGCCATGCCCAAGGATGAGGGAGCCAACACGGCCATCGCAGGGTACATCACCGAAGCGGGCCTGAACAGAGTCTACATCGGCATTCACGACCTGCACCGCGAGGGTGTTTTCACCTACGTGGATCTCTCTCCCATGACTACTTTCAGCAAGTGGAGAAAAGGAGAGCCCAACAACGCCTATGATGATGAGGACTGTGTTGAAATGGTGGCCTCCGGGGAGTGGACGGATGTGGCCTGCCACCCTACCatgtattttgtttgtgaatTTGACAAAGACGGTGTCTGAGTTCAGTCTATGCTAAAGAGACTGCTTaaagaatgtataaatataatGCGACAAAAGTTAGATGTGTTGTTTGTGCTAGATCTTCCACCTGTAAATAGGATGACAAAATGACGCGCAAGTGGTGCAAACTAgtatattttttactttgtcTTCTCCTTAAGCTCATAAGCTATTTAAAACACTCAGAGTTTCTCTCCTTTTGTGAGATTTCTACTTATTTTAAGCGCATCCTTAATCTCATACTCTGTGATTCATTAGCGTTTCAAACAGCACGGCAGGCAATGTATTGAGTTTTTATGTTATGAAAACTGTCCACTGAGCAATATTTGCAACGGTGCCATCAACAAGCTAGACAAATAAGCAAATGTAGAAGGCTGTAGTTTGTgcataaaatatgaaattaaaaaaagattttggtTCCAGTCGAGTGCCTTTAAtcagagaaatggaaaacaatattcatattcatttttaagtTATGCAGCGGTTGTTGTAAAATAAATTTTCACTGataatttaaaaaagagagacagccTGTGCATTGTTTTCATTACTTCATTATTTTCTGCCCCTGAGCTGATGGAGTGCAGCAGCTGAATCACAGCCTCCACCTAGTGGATGAAAGATGAACTGCATGGTGACGACTCTTCACACTGGGATGCAAAGTTTGCTCCACAGGCCTTTATTTCACTGGAGACATTTTGTGTCGTCATTGAAGGAAAAGCAcagttaataacattaacaatggcttgGCTCTATTTAAACGTACTCAGtccatgacagtgagccaatACAAACAATAATAGGACCCTGAAATCAAAGCACCAAAAAAATTCAAGCATCACTAATTTTGCTATTTACAGCTGTAAAATATATTCAGTGAAAACAACCCGTGCTCCTGATTAAAAGGTGTCCACACAGTCTGCAGCTATCGAAAACAAAATTCATGGTATTAAGGTGAATTTTGAACTTGGGCCTCTGTTGGTTATTCAATTTTCAAAGCTGTTACCATGTGGCACTGGATGTCATGTCACTTCTGCAAGaagagaataaagaaaaatcagctttgcTTGTGTGTTATGATGACAGAACTGCATTCATGGCATGTGTTCGACCTCAATGATGCACACATTgatgagtaacactgaatgtaaacttTGTTTACCATAAAACTCCAAAGGGAACATTTAACCACCAGAGCAAAGGGATCACATAATGTGACATGATGTGCTGCAGTTACACACTATAACTGTAACACACGGCCATTTGAGCAAAACAACACATGGATTTTAAAGCTGTACAGCAGATTTAACTGAGGTTTTTTAAGGGATATTTATATGAACTTAAATGTTGGGGATTATCTAGATTATTATTTCTTTGGGGAAAACTTTTAAATCTATGTTAAGCAGTGAATTAAACCTGATGATATGGCCACACTGGCATACAGTGTTCAGCTAAATTAACACTGACAGTTGGCTGTGGCATGACtattatttaaaaataatgtataGTCTGAACACAAGAGAGTTTCAAATAATTACACTTGGTAACAATATGACAGCAAAAGGTTAgctgaatgacaaaaacaagacaatacATACATTAGCTGAAtatgacattttcatctttgcaAATCCTCAAAGGTTTAGTTGTGTGATTAATAGAAGTTGTCTTACAGCCctggctgcttttgtttttttaggacGGGCATCCCAGCTGAGATTAAATCCTATCAAGTCCTTCTAAGAAGAGAAATTTGAATATGCATGAAGCAGTTCTCCTTATAAAGCACAGCACCAGTCCCTTaagaaatgaataattaatgctGAGATGAATTATGCATTTAATTGACCAGGACTTGTCTGGCATAAACCAATTAGGTGCCATTGTTGGTGCAATCTCTGGTTACCTTTGTGGTAAACAGTTTGGACAGCTCTGTCTAACAGTGGACAGGCAGATGTTCTGTGGTGAAAAAAAATTGGCCTGCAAATGAGAGATATGGCCACAGTGCATGGAAATGAGAAACACGTCTGATGTTACATCTACGGCCACCACGGAAATATCAGTTTCCTGCTGTGGAAGTGGTGCTTTAGCTTGTAAGGCAAGGTACAAGAATGTGTCAACATGTCACCTGTCAGCTTTTGGTGAAGGAGCAAAGAAAAGTGGAGTGGCACAGGGGTGAAAGATATAAGACACATACAAATCTGTATGAATAAACAATGATCTTGCAGTGCAAAATGCAGACAATCAAGGCTGAATCTGGTTCCTTTAATGGAGGTCCAGTAGTCCATGGGTCACAGAAACATGGAGTCAGGGCCACTGACCACctgttaaataattaattaaataaaaaccGCACAGCCTATAACACGGAATGCAAAGAAATAGTTCCAATACAggtgaaaaatgtcaagttCAAAGTTATTTTGAGGTACTAAAACCCAAATAAACGACACAACGGAAGTCATTAAATGTCCTTGATCTGATAGGACCACTGATAAATGCTGGTTGCCTTAAAAACACGGAAGTTTCAGAATTAACGTTAGCTGCACTCAAATGTGTGTAAACTAAGTTAGCAAACAACAGCACACACGGTGAACAGGTTTCATGACGCTCCATCTCTGGTGTGAGATAATTGGTTTCCATATCAGATGTTATCTCCAGTTACGTCTCCGGGGACTCAACACAGCTACCGCTGACACATTTAATTTTGACACCAAGCGCCATTATTGTTTTAACTGCTTCGGTTAGCTAACCTAGCATGCCGGGCGCAGCGGGGAGAGGCGATCCGCCGCCGACCAAAACAATAATTGTCTACAGGAACGGAGACGCTTTTTATCCCGGAAAGAAAGTAGTTGTGAACCCGCGGCAGGTGACAAATTTGGATAATTTTTTGACCTCTTTGACCAGAGGGATTGCGGCGCCGTTTGGCGCCGTGAGGAGGCTGTACTCCCCCAGAGAGGGCCGCAAAGTTCAGCGTTTGGACGACTTGAAGCATGGGAGCGTGTATGTTGCAGCCGGAAATGAGAAGTTCAAAAGGCTCGAGTAGGTACCATGCTGTAaggtgtgtacgtgtgtatatgtgtgtgtgagagggtggGTGGTCAGGTCACATTAAGGAGGATGCTCTCCACCCTGCGACCTGACGAAGGGCATCGTTGCGGCTGGTATGCAAACGTTAAGATAGCTACATACTTGGGATTCTCTGTAAcgtttgtttcttttgttggcTCTGCATTCGGTACTCCACAGTTTCATTAACCTACAATTGCCTCAGG
This window of the Chaetodon auriga isolate fChaAug3 chromosome 14, fChaAug3.hap1, whole genome shotgun sequence genome carries:
- the colec11 gene encoding collectin-11, with translation MIGEKLLMPMILISVLSLLTLQTSYGEHLAEESCTVQILVPGLKGEPGEKGQKGAPGRPGRVGPPGEIGQPGLKGQKGIMGRYGKVGPSGLKGVKGDMGDPGPRGPNGDPGVPCECTPMRKMIGEMDILVAQLSSELKFIKNAVAGIKETDTKVYLLVKEEKRYSDAEVYCQTRGGHLAMPKDEGANTAIAGYITEAGLNRVYIGIHDLHREGVFTYVDLSPMTTFSKWRKGEPNNAYDDEDCVEMVASGEWTDVACHPTMYFVCEFDKDGV